The Panicum hallii strain FIL2 chromosome 9, PHallii_v3.1, whole genome shotgun sequence genome has a window encoding:
- the LOC112874388 gene encoding uncharacterized protein LOC112874388 — protein sequence MQRRRGHTWAGVGKTAQAAAAHAALFCFTLLLALRVDGRTTYSWWIIFTPLWLFHGIVARGRFSMPAPSLPHGRHWAPCHSIVAAPLLIAFELLLCIYLESLRVRNHPSVDLKIVFLPLLAFEAIILIDNFRMCRALMPGDEESMSDEAIWETLPHFWVAISMVFLIAATTFTLLKLSGDVGALGWWDLFINYGIAECFAFLVCTRWFNPMIHKHPTNGEASSSSAAIRYRDWESGLVLPSLEDHEQDRLCGLPDIGGHVMKIPLIAFQVLLCMRLEGTPASAQYIPIFALFSPLFILQGAGVLFALARLVEKVVLLLRNGPVSPNYLTASSKVRDCFSFLHRGSRLLGWWSIDEGSKEEQARLFYTESTGYNTFCGYPPEVVRKMPKKDLAEEVWRLQAALGEQSEITKCTKQEYERLQNEKVLCRICYEGEICMVLLPCRHRTLCKSCSEKCKKCPICRVPIEERMPVYDV from the exons atgcagcggcggcgggggcacACGTGGGCGGGGGTGGGGAAgacggcgcaggcggcggcggcccacgcCGCGCTCTTCTGCTTCACGCTCCTCCTCGCGCTCAGGGTCGACGGCCGCACCACATACTCCTGGTG GATAATATTCACTCCGCTATGGCTCTTTCACGGGATTGTTGCGCGTGGAAGGTTTTCAATGCCAGCACCTTCTTTGCCTCATGGCCGTCAT TGGGCGCCATGCCATTCAATTGTCGCAGCACCTTTGCTAATTGCCTTTGAACTGCTTCTGTGCATATATCTTGAAAGCTTAAGAG TTAGGAATCATCCATCTGTTGATCTGAAGATTGTGTTCCTTCCACTGCTGGCCTTTGAAGCAATTATTCTTATCGACAATTTTAG GATGTGTAGAGCTTTAATGCCTGGAGATGAAGAAAGCATGAGCGATGAAGCTATTTGGGAGACACTTCCT CATTTTTGGGTTGCAATTTCAATGGTTTTTCTTATAGCTGCTACAACATTCACACTTCTCAAGCTGTCTG GTGATGTTGGTGCGCTGGGGTGGTGGGATTTGTTTATAAATTATGG GATTGCGGAGTGTTTTGCATTTCTTGTTTGTACAAGATGGTTTAATCCCATGATTCATAAGCATCCCACTAATGGGGAAGCTAGCTCGTCATCAGCAGCAATTAGATACCGTGACTGGGAAAGTGGCCTTGTTCTCCCATCACTAGAAGATCACGAACAAGATAGGCTTTGTGGTCTCCCTGATATCGGAGGTCATGTAATGAAAATACCTCTGATTGCTTTCCAAGTTTTGCTTTGTATGAGGTTGGAG GGCACACCGGCTAGTGCTCAGTACATCCCAATATTTGCACTCTTCTCGCCACTATTTATTCTGCAAGGCGCTGGTGTCCTTTTCGCTCTAGCAAGATTGGTGGAAAAGGTTGTTCTGCTATTGCGTAATGGGCCAGTTAGTCCTAATTATCTTACAGCCTCATCAAAAGTTCGTGACTGTTTTTCCTTTCTTCATCGTGGTTCAAG GCTTCTTGGTTGGTGGTCTATCGATGAAGGGAGCAAGGAAGAGCAAGCCCGGTTGTTTTACACTGAATCTACTGG ATACAACACATTTTGTGGTTATCCACCTGAGGTGGTTAGGAAAATGCCTAAAAAGGATCTTGCAGAAGAG GTTTGGAGGCTACAGGCAGCGTTGGGAGAGCAATCTGAAATTACAAAGTGTACCAAACAGGAATACGAAAGGCTTCAAAAT GAGAAGGTTCTTTGTAGGATTTGCTATGAGGGGGAGATATGCATGGTCCTACTTCCTTGCCGGCACAGAACTTTATGCAA
- the LOC112875815 gene encoding DELLA protein DWARF8 encodes MKREYQDAGGSGGDMGSSKDKMMPAAAGEQDEEVDELLAALGYKVRSSDMADVAQKLEQLEMAMGMGGVGAAGAAADDGFVSHLATDTVHYNPSDLSSWVESMLSELNAPPPPLPPAPPAPRLASTSSTVTGGATAGGGYFDIPPAVDSSSSTYALKPIPSPVAASADPSTDSTREPKRMRTGGGSTSSSSSSSSSLDGGRARSSVVEAAPPATQASAAANAPAVPVVVVDTQEAGIRLVHALLACAEAVQQENFTAAEALVKQIPMLASSQGGAMRKVAAYFGEALARRVYRFRPAPDSSLLDAAFADLLHAHFYESCPYLKFAHFTANQAILEAFAGCRRVHVVDFGIKQGMQWPALLQALALRPGGPPSFRLTGVGPPQPDETDALQQVGWKLAQFAHTIRVDFQYRGLVAATLADLEPFMLQPDGEDTDDEPEVIAVNSVFELHRLLAQPGALEKVLGTVRAVRPRIVTVVEQEANHNSGSFLDRFTESLHYYSTMFDSLEGAGSGQSADAAPAAAGGTDQVMSEVYLGRQICNVVACEGAERTERHETLGQWRNRLGRAGFEPVHLGSNAYKQASTLLALFAGGDGYRVEEKDGCLTLGWHTRPLIATSAWRMAAP; translated from the coding sequence ATGAAGCGCGAGTACCAAGACGccggcgggagcggcggcgacaTGGGCTCCTCCAAGGACAAGAtgatgccggcggcggcgggggagcaggATGAGGAGGTGGACGAGCTGCTGGCCGCGCTCGGGTACAAGGTGCGCTCGTCGGACATGGCGGACGTCGCGCAGAAGCTGGAGCAGCTCGAGATGGCCATGGGGATGGGCGGCGtgggcgccgccggcgccgccgccgatgaCGGGTTCGTCTCGCACCTCGCCACGGACACAGTGCACTACAACCCCTCCGACCTGTCGTCCTGGGTGGAGAGCATGCTGTCCGAGCTCaacgcgcccccgccgccgctcccgcccgcgccgccggctcCGCGGCTCGCGTCCACCTCGTCCACCGTCACGGGTGGCGCCACCGCCGGTGGAGGGTACTTTGATATCCCGCCCGCCGTCGACTCGTCCAGCAGCACGTACGCGCTCAAGCCGATCCCCTCGCCGGTGGCGGCGTCGGCGGACCCGTCAACGGACTCGACGCGGGAGCCCAAGCGGATGCGAACTGGCGGCGGCAGCACGTCGTCttcctcttcctcgtcgtcaTCCCTGGACGGCGGTCGCGCCAGGAGCTCCGTGGTCGAGGCGGCCCCGCCGGCGACGCAAGCGTCCGCGGCGGCCAACGCGCCCGCCGtgccggtggtggtggtggacaCGCAGGAGGCCGGGATCCGGCTCGTGCACGCGCTGCTGGCTTGCGCGGAGGCCgtgcagcaggagaacttcacCGCGGCGGAGGCGCTGGTCAAGCAAATCCCCATGCTGGCATCGTCGCAGGGCGGCGCCATGCGCAAGGTCGCCGCCTACTTCGGCGAGGCGCTCGCTCGCCGCGTGTACCGCTTCCGCCCTGCCCCGGATAGCTCCCTCCTCGACGCCGCCTTCGCCGACCTCCTGCACGCGCACTTCTACGAGTCCTGCCCCTACCTCAAGTTCGCCCACTTCACCGCGAACCAGGCCATCCTGGAGGCGTTCGCCGGCTGCCGCCGCGTCCATGTCGTCGATTTCGGCATCAAGCAGGGGATGCAGTGGCCGGCTCTTCTCCAGGCCCTCGCCCTCCGTCCTGGCGGCCCCCCATCGTTCCGGCTCACTGGCGTCggcccgccgcagccggacgaGACCGACGCCTTGCAGCAGGTGGGTTGGAAGCTTGCCCAGTTCGCGCACACAATCCGCGTCGACTTCCAGTACCGCGGCCTCGTCGCCGCCACGCTCGCTGACCTTGAGCCGTTCATGCTGCAACCGGACGGCGAGGACACGGATGACGAGCCCGAGGTGATCGCCGTGAACTCAGTGTTCGAGCTGCATCGGCTGCTGGCGCAGCCCGGCGCGCTGGAGAAGGTCCTGGGCACGGTGCGCGCGGTGCGGCCAAGGATCGTGACCGTGGTCGAGCAGGAGGCCAACCACAACTCCGGCTCATTCCTGGACCGCTTCACGGAGTCGCTGCACTACTACTCCACCATGTTCGATTCTCTCGAGGGCGCCGGCTCCGGCCAATCCGCCGATGCCGCTccggccgcggccggcggcacGGACCAGGTCATGTCCGAGGTGTACCTCGGCCGGCAGATCTGCAACGTCGTGGCGTGCGAGGGCGCGGAGCGCACGGAGCGCCACGAGACGCTGGGGCAGTGGCGCAACCGGCTGGGCCGCGCCGGGTTCGAGCCCGTCCACCTGGGCTCCAATGCCTACAAGCAGGCGAGCACGCTGCTGGCGCTcttcgccggcggcgacgggtACAGGGTGGAGGAGAAGGACGGGTGCCTGACCCTGGGGTGGCACACGCGCCCGCTCATCGCCACCTCGGCATGGCGCATGGCCGCGCCGTGA
- the LOC112872646 gene encoding uncharacterized protein LOC112872646: protein MASSIASASWALPLQTGGSGAGVAAAAGPSCRVLLAVAAPRSAASLRRARVLVAPRCAALEGPGGGGEEEAKIGEEGKSEEGKKRARGRPVWRRILFASKKTRSIIILNALTVIYASDIPVLKEVEALTEPAVFNMVRFVVAAIPFVPFAVRAFGDRRVRNAGLELGVWVSLAYLAQAIGLLSSDASRASFITAFTVIVVPLIDGLLGTSVPKLTWFGAIVSLLGIGLLECGGSPPCVGDVLNFFSAVFFGIHMLRTEQISRSTDRKNFLALLSFEVLVVAFSSILWFMFKDGYVDTSESRFESWTFGMLWDTAASFPWIPALYTGVLSTVLCMWAEMVAMGDVSATETAIVYGLEPVWGATFAWFLLGERWDNAAWIGAALVLCGSLTVQLFGAAPEKSKKVEKRNRNALETPVKRQDYLSLSLIPVDSRKIIGRQLERKDKTL from the exons ATGGCATCGTCCATCGCGTCCGCGTCGTGGGCGCTGCCGCTGCAGACGGGcgggagcggggctggggtggcggcggcggcgggcccatCCTGCCGCGTGCTGCTCGCCGTCGCGGCGCCCCGCTCGGCTGCGTCGCTGCGCCGGGCCAGGGTGCTCGTGGCGCCCCGGTGCGCGGCGCTCGAggggcccggcggcggcggcgaggaggaggccaAGATCGGGGAGGAGGGAAAGAGCGAGGAGGGGAAGAAgcgggcgcgcggccggccggtgTGGAGGCGGATACTGTTCGCCTCCAAGAAGACCCGCAGCATCATCATCCTCAACGCCCTCACCGTCATCTATG caagtgatattccaGTTCTGAAAGAGGTTGAGGCCCTGACAGAGCCCGCAGTCTTCAACATGGTGCGGTTCGTTGTTGCGGCGATACCCTTCGTACCATTTGCTGTCCGAGCCTTTGGGGACCGCCGTGTACGGAATGCGGGACTGGAGCTGGGAGTCTGGGTCAGCTTAGCTTACCTTGCTCAAGCAATTGGATTGCTCTCATCTGATGCTAGCCGAGCATCCTTCATCACGGCCTTCACG GTCATAGTTGTGCCTCTAATTGATGGCCTTCTCGGTACTTCAGTCCCCAAGCTCACTTGGTTTGGAGCCATCGTGTCACTACTAGGAATTGGCCTGCTCGAATGTGGCGGCTCTCCTCCCTGT GTTGGTGATGTTTTGAACTTCTTTAGCGCCGTATTTTTTGGGATCCATATGCTCAGAACAGAGCAAATATCAAGGAGTACAGACAGGAAGAACTTTTTGGCTCTTCTTAGCTTCGAG GTCCTTGTGGTAGCTTTCTCCTCTATACTCTGGTTTATGTTCAAAGATGGCTATGTTGATACCAGTGAGTCCAGATTTGAATCATGGACTTTTGGCATGCTTTGGGATACAGCAGCTTCATTTCCTTGGATACCAGCATTATACACTGGAGTCCTTTCTACGGTGTTATGCATGTGGGCAGAG ATGGTAGCGATGGGCGATGTTTCAGCAACTGAAACAGCAATCGTTTACGGTTTGGAACCAGTTTGGGGAGCTACTTTTGCTTGGTTCCTCCTCGGTGAAAGATGGGACAATGCTGCGTGGATTGGAGCTGCTCTTGTATTAT GTGGCAGTTTAACTGTTCAGCTATTTGGGGCAGCTCCTGAGAAGTCCAAGAAAGTTGAAAAGCGTAACAGAAATGCTTTGGAAACCCCAGTGAAGCGACAAGACTACTTGTCGTTATCACTAATACCAGTTGATTCCAGGAAGATAATAGGAAGACAATTAGAAAG GAAGGACAAAACATTGTAG